Proteins encoded in a region of the Candidatus Binatia bacterium genome:
- a CDS encoding ABC transporter ATP-binding protein, translated as MIELDSVSKRYGDGPGAVWALREVSLWVRRREFLAVMGPSGSGKSSLLNLIAGLDAPHEGEVRVAGSVVAQLADRQLARLRRSTVTVIFQFFNLLPTLTAEQNVAVPLRADGRSRRETRERVARALDAVAMTHRARHYPSELSGGEMQRVAIARALATDAQVVLADEPTGNLDSARGDEILELLRGAVDREGRTVVMVTHDVRAAAYGDRIITLRDGRIVDEVTGARGAVRVVEMDRVAS; from the coding sequence ATGATAGAACTGGATTCGGTGTCGAAACGTTATGGAGACGGTCCGGGTGCCGTGTGGGCGTTGCGAGAGGTCTCGCTGTGGGTGCGGCGGCGGGAATTCCTTGCCGTCATGGGTCCGAGCGGCTCAGGTAAGTCATCGCTGTTGAACCTCATCGCCGGACTCGACGCGCCGCACGAAGGAGAGGTCCGCGTTGCCGGATCTGTCGTAGCCCAGCTTGCGGATCGGCAGTTGGCACGGCTGCGCCGGTCCACGGTGACGGTGATCTTCCAGTTCTTCAACCTCCTGCCGACCCTCACCGCGGAACAGAACGTAGCGGTGCCGCTGCGCGCCGACGGGCGCAGCCGGCGCGAAACGCGGGAACGGGTTGCCCGTGCGCTCGATGCGGTGGCCATGACGCACCGAGCACGGCACTATCCCAGTGAGCTCTCGGGGGGCGAGATGCAGCGCGTCGCCATCGCTCGCGCGTTGGCGACGGATGCGCAAGTGGTGCTCGCCGACGAGCCGACGGGTAACCTCGACTCGGCCCGCGGGGATGAGATTCTCGAACTGTTGCGCGGCGCGGTCGACCGAGAAGGGCGCACCGTGGTGATGGTCACGCACGACGTCCGTGCCGCCGCCTACGGGGATCGAATTATAACGCTGCGCGATGGCCGCATTGTCGACGAGGTGACCGGCGCGCGCGGCGCTGTGCGGGTGGTCGAGATGGATCGGGTTGCGTCATGA
- a CDS encoding ABC transporter permease produces MWMLRELSWPHLRHHRARTLLAGLGIALGVGAIIATDAVTDAVLSAFRRTVDATTGRANLHVTGDAAGVPGALVDTLGAVAGVRRVTAVSEGFVGLADSPGDMLAVFGFDLLGENPYETQLPRSAIELRDEIEFLNQTDSIVLPRPFAERHGLELGGRLDVMSPRGRRTLVVRGLADANGPAALFGGAVAMMDLPAAQRLLDTGDKVDRIEIEVAEGADAETVRNAVGAQVDGVGKVESASAQRTRAEELLFSFRVTLALAGLVGAIVGLCIIYHTTTVSVAQRRRDIALLHALGVSRRRVFTWLATEAIVLAAGSSALGLVLGQILARAAMSTVGTVVTAWIRLPIESATASATTLLVGFTVGIVTAVAATLLAARSIVTEALAGALRGMPTQRGVRVQIRASILVATGGLLAAAFLIWAAPSRLGFTALVTYIFVLNSLVLVSVAWLSPALAAVLGALASVCGGWSRGTTALLAGGSLGRNPAGAIAVVAAIVMGLGWTLADAALVQSLQRSWLDWLDGYYRSDLVVTAGTGTVSFVTSPAVADEVVAGIAALPGVREVQGVRVLRATYDGGPIVVEGVDPATRGLPRTDGDWSAIAAAFWAGDGVVVNEKLAHRRGVRRGDTLELATPSGERSFRVLGVVSDFQNGDLGGIGVTRSLYRDLWRDPLVNAVFVWVESADRVRDVRTAIQAAYAGTHGLYAVTAAEFRANVAELVVQVFSLTYVLMLVALTISFVGVTNFLLAAILDRRGELNVLGAVGLTPTQIGAAIVTEGALLGAVGVVAGLAAGTLISRIIVEHSVPMVNGWRFQYLFPTPTAVQLCLGALLLSAAAGLMPARLATRRNGRAVRGRNTDGEAT; encoded by the coding sequence ATGTGGATGCTTCGCGAACTCTCGTGGCCGCACTTGCGGCACCACCGCGCACGTACGCTGCTGGCCGGCCTCGGTATCGCGCTTGGCGTCGGGGCCATTATCGCGACGGACGCGGTCACGGACGCCGTGCTGAGTGCGTTTCGGCGGACTGTCGACGCCACCACGGGTCGGGCGAACCTGCACGTCACCGGCGATGCGGCCGGGGTTCCTGGAGCCCTGGTCGACACCCTGGGCGCGGTGGCTGGCGTGCGTCGGGTTACCGCTGTGTCGGAGGGTTTCGTTGGTCTGGCAGACTCGCCGGGGGATATGCTCGCCGTGTTCGGATTCGATCTGCTTGGCGAGAATCCCTACGAGACCCAACTGCCGCGCAGCGCGATCGAGCTGAGAGACGAGATCGAGTTCCTCAATCAGACGGACTCGATCGTCCTGCCGCGTCCCTTCGCGGAGCGGCACGGTCTCGAGCTCGGTGGTCGTCTCGACGTCATGAGCCCCCGGGGTAGGCGCACGCTGGTGGTGCGCGGGCTGGCCGATGCGAACGGTCCGGCAGCTCTGTTCGGCGGGGCGGTGGCGATGATGGACCTTCCTGCCGCACAACGCCTTCTCGATACGGGCGACAAAGTCGATCGTATCGAGATCGAGGTCGCCGAAGGTGCGGACGCGGAGACGGTGCGCAATGCGGTCGGGGCTCAGGTGGACGGTGTGGGCAAGGTCGAATCCGCGTCGGCGCAGCGGACGCGTGCCGAGGAGTTGCTGTTTTCGTTCCGGGTTACGCTTGCTTTGGCCGGCCTGGTTGGGGCGATCGTCGGCCTCTGCATCATTTACCACACCACGACCGTATCGGTGGCACAACGGCGCCGCGACATCGCCTTGCTGCATGCACTGGGCGTCTCACGCCGGCGGGTGTTCACGTGGCTGGCGACCGAAGCGATCGTGTTGGCCGCCGGCTCCTCCGCGCTAGGGTTGGTGTTGGGACAAATTCTTGCCCGGGCCGCGATGTCGACCGTGGGGACGGTGGTGACGGCCTGGATTCGTTTGCCGATCGAGTCGGCCACGGCATCGGCGACGACGTTGCTGGTGGGCTTTACGGTCGGGATCGTGACGGCGGTGGCGGCGACGTTGCTCGCGGCGCGGAGCATTGTGACCGAGGCTCTCGCCGGCGCCCTGCGTGGGATGCCCACGCAACGCGGCGTGCGCGTTCAGATTCGCGCCAGTATCCTTGTCGCTACAGGTGGGTTGCTGGCAGCGGCCTTCCTGATCTGGGCGGCGCCGTCGCGGCTCGGCTTTACCGCGTTGGTGACCTACATATTCGTTCTTAATAGCCTCGTTCTGGTCAGTGTGGCGTGGTTGTCGCCGGCTTTGGCGGCGGTCCTGGGTGCGCTCGCCTCGGTGTGTGGGGGGTGGAGCCGCGGGACGACGGCGCTGCTTGCCGGCGGTTCTCTGGGTCGTAACCCTGCCGGGGCGATTGCGGTGGTGGCGGCGATCGTCATGGGTCTCGGCTGGACTCTCGCCGATGCGGCGCTCGTGCAGAGCCTGCAGCGTTCCTGGCTCGATTGGCTCGATGGATACTATCGGAGCGATCTGGTGGTGACAGCCGGGACCGGGACGGTGAGCTTCGTGACCAGCCCGGCGGTGGCGGACGAGGTCGTGGCCGGAATTGCCGCTCTGCCGGGGGTGCGCGAGGTGCAGGGCGTGCGTGTGCTGCGTGCCACTTACGACGGCGGTCCGATCGTCGTCGAGGGCGTCGATCCGGCGACCCGTGGCCTGCCGCGCACCGACGGCGACTGGAGTGCGATCGCCGCCGCGTTCTGGGCCGGAGATGGTGTCGTCGTGAACGAGAAGCTGGCGCACCGTCGCGGGGTAAGGCGCGGCGACACTCTGGAGCTGGCGACACCGTCCGGCGAGCGTTCGTTCCGTGTGCTCGGCGTGGTCTCGGATTTCCAAAATGGTGACCTCGGGGGCATTGGCGTGACCCGAAGTCTTTACCGGGATCTCTGGCGCGATCCGTTGGTTAATGCGGTGTTCGTGTGGGTCGAGTCCGCGGACCGGGTCCGTGACGTACGGACAGCCATCCAGGCGGCATACGCAGGCACGCACGGCCTTTACGCCGTTACTGCCGCGGAGTTCCGAGCCAACGTTGCCGAACTGGTCGTACAGGTATTCTCTCTAACCTACGTGCTGATGCTGGTGGCGCTGACGATCTCTTTCGTCGGCGTAACCAACTTTCTTCTCGCGGCGATCCTTGACCGGCGTGGGGAGTTGAACGTGCTCGGCGCGGTGGGGTTGACGCCCACGCAGATCGGCGCCGCGATCGTTACGGAGGGGGCGCTGCTCGGTGCGGTAGGCGTTGTAGCCGGGTTGGCTGCCGGAACATTGATCTCGCGCATCATCGTCGAGCACTCGGTCCCGATGGTGAATGGTTGGCGCTTTCAATACCTGTTCCCGACGCCGACGGCAGTGCAGCTCTGCCTGGGGGCGCTGCTGCTGTCGGCCGCCGCCGGGTTGATGCCGGCCCGACTGGCGACGCGCCGAAACGGGCGCGCCGTGCGCGGGAGAAACACAGACGGAGAAGCGACATGA
- a CDS encoding helix-turn-helix domain-containing protein: MSGRLFRADWSDADLAGRAGLSRLRVNRIKNRRIRPTVRDALLISRALGVPVGALFRLADSERP, encoded by the coding sequence ATGTCCGGTCGGTTGTTTCGGGCCGACTGGTCGGACGCCGACCTTGCCGGACGGGCTGGTCTGTCCCGGCTGCGGGTGAACCGCATCAAGAACCGTCGCATCCGTCCGACGGTCAGGGACGCGTTGCTCATCAGTCGTGCTCTCGGGGTGCCGGTCGGCGCGCTGTTTCGACTGGCCGATAGCGAGCGGCCGTGA
- a CDS encoding PadR family transcriptional regulator, translating into MVRYALLGLLRERRDYGYQLKRRFDERMGAVWRLNIGQVYQTLRALERIGLIAEVNDGATAETGRRVFRLTAKGGRVLERWLQRPPMRPRPVRDETLVRLLVVRPAGSREALGRITEQERLYKRHLARLVAQKRRAMRNGGEVLGFGELGLEAALLHGEAHLKWLEHCRRCLEHMDEGAGEQKGDRTGGHK; encoded by the coding sequence GTGGTTCGATACGCACTGTTGGGGCTCCTGCGGGAGCGGAGAGATTACGGCTACCAACTGAAGCGGCGATTTGACGAGCGCATGGGTGCCGTATGGCGGCTCAATATCGGCCAAGTCTATCAGACGCTGCGGGCCTTGGAACGTATCGGCTTGATCGCCGAGGTCAACGACGGCGCGACGGCCGAGACCGGGAGGCGTGTGTTCCGGCTGACGGCGAAAGGGGGGCGGGTGCTGGAGCGCTGGCTGCAGCGGCCGCCGATGCGGCCCCGGCCGGTGCGGGATGAGACGCTGGTGCGGTTGCTGGTGGTGCGACCGGCGGGCAGTCGGGAAGCGCTGGGGCGAATCACCGAACAGGAGCGGCTCTACAAGCGGCATCTGGCGCGACTGGTGGCGCAAAAGCGCCGCGCGATGCGGAACGGTGGCGAGGTGCTGGGTTTCGGTGAGTTGGGGCTGGAGGCTGCGCTGCTGCACGGTGAGGCGCACTTGAAATGGCTGGAGCATTGTCGGCGGTGCCTCGAACACATGGACGAAGGTGCGGGGGAGCAGAAGGGGGATAGGACGGGTGGACACAAATAG
- a CDS encoding polyprenyl synthetase family protein codes for MDTNRHAWLRDAGVVQALAEVEGLLRGVGCSAEAGRALHAQLLSVRSKRLRPALLLLSARLGGGGMGPAVVRAAAAIELLHEATLYHDDIVDEAEERRGQPSVHASVGTAAAALAGSELLYASVELLAELPVGMRRAVGRAGQRLCRGQLRELELIGQPRVSVRDRLRVMRDKTASLFELATRLGGWLGGLDTVSVAKLTRFGRLLGLAYQLADDLRDLCAPAAELGRAPRADLRDGVYTLPVVYALAGRGLSSTVLRCALGKRARGESQPDVDDIVSAIRAGGGVSAAVAQLRRWTDEAIGALRAVSSHGCALTELESLTEGVLRQGLAGQATAAIPGPGLEVPMAGRCGAGHVAFV; via the coding sequence GTGGACACAAATAGGCATGCCTGGTTGAGGGACGCGGGCGTGGTGCAGGCCCTTGCGGAGGTTGAGGGCTTGCTGCGTGGGGTGGGCTGCTCGGCCGAGGCTGGGCGGGCATTGCACGCGCAGTTGCTCTCGGTGCGCAGCAAGCGTCTGCGTCCCGCTTTGTTGCTGTTGTCGGCGAGGCTTGGCGGTGGCGGCATGGGGCCCGCGGTGGTGCGCGCGGCGGCGGCGATCGAGCTGCTGCACGAGGCCACGCTGTACCACGACGACATCGTCGACGAAGCGGAGGAGCGGCGCGGGCAGCCGAGCGTTCATGCGAGCGTGGGCACGGCGGCAGCGGCGCTAGCCGGATCGGAGCTGCTGTATGCCAGCGTCGAGCTGCTGGCCGAGCTCCCGGTGGGGATGCGGCGAGCCGTGGGGCGCGCCGGGCAGCGCCTTTGCCGTGGGCAGTTGCGAGAGCTCGAGTTGATTGGGCAGCCACGTGTGTCGGTGCGCGACCGGCTACGGGTGATGCGAGACAAGACGGCGAGCTTGTTCGAGTTGGCGACGCGGCTCGGGGGTTGGCTGGGCGGCCTCGACACCGTGAGCGTGGCGAAACTGACGCGCTTCGGTCGTCTCCTGGGGTTGGCCTATCAATTGGCCGACGATCTTCGGGATCTGTGTGCTCCGGCCGCGGAGCTGGGGCGAGCACCGCGGGCCGACTTGCGCGACGGTGTTTACACGCTGCCGGTGGTGTATGCCCTCGCAGGCCGTGGGCTTTCTTCGACCGTGTTGCGTTGTGCCCTTGGTAAACGGGCGCGGGGGGAGTCGCAGCCCGATGTCGATGACATCGTGTCGGCGATCCGAGCGGGGGGTGGGGTTAGCGCCGCCGTCGCACAGTTACGGCGTTGGACTGACGAGGCGATCGGAGCGCTCCGTGCGGTGTCGTCCCATGGATGCGCCCTGACGGAGCTTGAGAGCTTGACCGAGGGGGTGTTGCGCCAGGGGTTGGCCGGGCAAGCGACGGCAGCGATACCGGGACCTGGTCTCGAAGTGCCGATGGCGGGCAGGTGCGGAGCGGGCCATGTCGCGTTTGTATGA
- a CDS encoding geranylgeranyl reductase family protein, whose protein sequence is MSRLYDAVVVGAGPAGSAAAFHAASAGRRVLLIDRSGFPREKTCGDAVSPRGIAALRRMGVLEPLGWRVVGTRFVRQPGGEAWYEDFRTHDGPGWGSVIRRSELDQRLVAAAQTAGADVVTAAARDIEIGADGYGGVTLGPGGEGVRVRARAVVIATGSGGTAQLLRPRSKMPHVGWGIAARGYFASDDGTGRELRIFFPVRIHGRVYAGYVWAFPAAERCWNIGVGIFRSAAIGAVSLRSVLREFLLTVGPGVGLGALRPLGPVSSAPIAVEPLVDSESGLLAVGDAAGLANPFTGEGIAAALESGELAGRLLADDPDGAGRRYAGELARLFPGRPALRPALRALYEHADLFLGRGADAVTGGTGLVGGALRGLVWDNLPRCGGVGTAPGPRSGLLDMCSVMDGVVSVGRRMRPLFGELLAGIVIDPRSGLGWSAAFAIAAAGCLEPAQLPLRMPVKDLLVVVEIVEAVAALHRDLLPHRSSSEGGTWGRNTVALALADALTAEALRRLYACDEAEAVAVGGAARRFLRAAAIDAASGTRQSSGAVALFMAAAGVAVGGPGSTLPAWMRGAAAQVAAAHTVTAEGGNAAASAGDVPMAEYLARDAAGLFAAWRALMHVPGAVRG, encoded by the coding sequence ATGTCGCGTTTGTATGATGCGGTGGTTGTGGGAGCCGGGCCGGCTGGCAGCGCGGCAGCTTTCCACGCGGCGTCCGCCGGTCGGCGGGTGCTGCTGATCGATCGCAGTGGATTTCCCCGAGAGAAGACCTGTGGCGATGCCGTGAGCCCGCGGGGCATAGCGGCGTTGCGACGTATGGGGGTGCTGGAGCCTTTGGGTTGGCGTGTTGTCGGCACGCGCTTCGTGCGGCAGCCCGGCGGCGAGGCGTGGTACGAGGATTTCCGAACCCACGACGGCCCGGGTTGGGGAAGCGTTATAAGGCGCTCGGAACTCGACCAGCGACTGGTGGCGGCCGCGCAGACGGCCGGCGCCGACGTTGTCACGGCCGCGGCCCGAGACATAGAGATTGGGGCCGACGGTTACGGCGGCGTCACGTTGGGGCCGGGCGGAGAGGGGGTGCGCGTAAGGGCAAGAGCGGTGGTCATTGCCACCGGGTCGGGAGGAACAGCGCAACTCCTGCGGCCACGTTCCAAGATGCCCCATGTCGGGTGGGGAATCGCGGCGCGGGGGTATTTCGCCAGCGACGACGGGACCGGGCGCGAGTTGCGGATTTTCTTCCCGGTGCGCATTCACGGACGGGTTTACGCCGGCTATGTCTGGGCCTTCCCGGCTGCCGAGCGGTGTTGGAATATCGGTGTTGGGATCTTCCGTTCGGCGGCCATCGGTGCGGTCTCGCTGCGCTCCGTGTTGCGCGAGTTCCTCTTGACCGTTGGACCTGGCGTCGGGCTCGGCGCCCTGCGTCCGCTCGGGCCGGTATCGTCTGCACCCATAGCCGTGGAGCCACTGGTCGACTCGGAGTCCGGCCTCCTGGCGGTAGGTGACGCGGCCGGACTCGCCAACCCGTTTACGGGAGAGGGCATCGCCGCCGCGCTGGAGTCCGGAGAGCTGGCTGGCCGGCTGCTTGCCGATGACCCTGACGGGGCGGGCCGAAGATACGCCGGCGAACTCGCGCGCCTCTTCCCGGGGCGTCCGGCGCTACGTCCGGCGCTGCGTGCGCTGTACGAGCACGCGGACCTGTTCCTTGGGCGGGGGGCCGACGCGGTGACGGGAGGGACCGGGCTGGTCGGCGGTGCCCTGCGCGGCTTGGTCTGGGACAATTTGCCTCGCTGCGGTGGCGTGGGCACTGCGCCGGGGCCGCGGTCCGGGCTCCTGGACATGTGCTCCGTGATGGATGGCGTTGTGTCGGTGGGCCGACGCATGCGGCCGCTGTTCGGGGAGCTGCTGGCGGGAATCGTGATCGACCCACGCAGTGGGCTGGGGTGGAGCGCCGCGTTTGCAATCGCAGCGGCGGGATGCCTGGAGCCGGCGCAACTGCCGTTGCGCATGCCCGTAAAGGATCTGCTGGTCGTGGTTGAAATAGTGGAGGCCGTGGCGGCCTTGCACCGCGATCTGCTACCGCACAGGAGCAGTTCCGAGGGCGGTACGTGGGGGAGAAATACGGTAGCGCTGGCGTTGGCGGACGCGCTGACCGCCGAGGCGCTGCGCCGTTTGTACGCGTGCGACGAAGCCGAGGCTGTGGCGGTTGGCGGAGCCGCCCGGCGCTTTCTGCGGGCGGCGGCCATCGACGCCGCGAGCGGAACCCGTCAGTCGAGCGGAGCCGTCGCTTTGTTCATGGCCGCAGCAGGCGTTGCGGTCGGTGGCCCGGGTTCGACCTTGCCGGCGTGGATGAGGGGCGCGGCGGCGCAGGTGGCGGCGGCCCACACGGTGACTGCGGAAGGGGGCAATGCCGCGGCGTCCGCGGGGGACGTGCCCATGGCGGAGTACTTGGCTCGAGATGCGGCGGGCCTCTTCGCTGCATGGCGCGCGCTGATGCATGTTCCGGGCGCGGTACGCGGATAG
- a CDS encoding DUF3553 domain-containing protein, with protein MTSDKRLYLRLGDAVLHRDYEEWGLGRVVEEMTSNLPGGTCLVRIQFADGRQRTFNNDLDNETCCYYFGIRKEWPDTAAPDLSQHPTRRRLRRG; from the coding sequence ATGACGTCCGACAAGCGCCTCTACTTGCGGCTCGGCGACGCCGTGCTGCACCGGGATTACGAGGAATGGGGCCTCGGCCGCGTGGTCGAGGAGATGACCTCAAACCTTCCCGGGGGGACCTGCCTTGTCCGCATTCAGTTCGCCGACGGCCGTCAGCGCACCTTCAACAACGATCTCGATAACGAGACGTGTTGCTACTACTTCGGGATTCGCAAGGAGTGGCCGGACACCGCAGCACCCGATCTCTCGCAGCACCCAACGCGCCGCCGCCTGCGGCGCGGATGA
- the tadA gene encoding tRNA adenosine(34) deaminase TadA, which produces MDSVAFGAVQAHSDVGFMEMALRVAARATALGEVPVGALVVVDGEVVGSAHNGSIGLCDPTAHAEVLALRAAGQRVRNYRLPGGVVYVTVEPCVMCVGALVQARIARLVYGCREPKAGALGSVYDVGRDGRGNHRLEVTGGICAEAAQGLMQSFFALRRGA; this is translated from the coding sequence ATGGATTCCGTAGCGTTCGGTGCCGTGCAAGCGCACAGCGATGTCGGCTTCATGGAGATGGCGCTACGAGTTGCGGCGCGGGCGACGGCGCTCGGAGAAGTTCCCGTTGGGGCGTTAGTAGTTGTCGATGGCGAGGTGGTTGGGAGCGCCCATAATGGGTCGATCGGTCTATGCGACCCTACCGCCCATGCCGAGGTGCTGGCTTTACGTGCCGCCGGTCAGCGGGTTCGCAACTATCGCCTCCCGGGTGGAGTTGTGTACGTTACCGTCGAGCCTTGTGTCATGTGCGTAGGCGCGCTAGTTCAAGCGCGCATCGCGCGGTTGGTCTACGGCTGTCGGGAGCCCAAGGCCGGCGCGCTTGGATCGGTCTACGATGTTGGGCGCGATGGCCGCGGTAACCATCGGCTGGAGGTTACGGGAGGGATTTGCGCGGAGGCCGCGCAGGGACTGATGCAGTCGTTTTTCGCCTTGCGGAGAGGTGCGTGA
- a CDS encoding prepilin-type N-terminal cleavage/methylation domain-containing protein, with product MKRTDRPTAVTFASRWRCRRGVTLMETMVALTLFALCSSAIGRLMTSQIRMASTNNLTSRAYALAEEELENIRALDYSDIASNSRTLDLGNVHFSLATVVQANVPATNLKTITVTVSWDEPAGSRNVSLNTIYTAVKR from the coding sequence ATGAAGAGGACTGACCGGCCAACTGCGGTGACGTTCGCATCGCGGTGGCGCTGCCGCCGCGGGGTGACCCTCATGGAAACGATGGTCGCCCTGACCCTGTTCGCCCTGTGTTCGTCGGCCATCGGCCGTTTGATGACCTCTCAGATCCGCATGGCGTCAACAAACAACCTGACTTCGCGAGCCTATGCGCTCGCCGAAGAGGAACTCGAGAACATCCGCGCGCTCGACTACTCCGACATCGCCTCGAACAGTCGAACGCTCGACCTGGGCAACGTGCACTTCAGCCTCGCCACTGTCGTCCAGGCGAACGTTCCAGCCACGAACCTCAAGACCATCACGGTCACCGTAAGCTGGGACGAGCCCGCGGGCAGCCGCAATGTCAGCCTCAACACCATCTACACCGCGGTCAAACGCTGA
- a CDS encoding molybdenum cofactor guanylyltransferase, whose protein sequence is MSDNVAGVILAGGQNRRMGGADKAFLTVDGHSVFERTLEVLRRCFPRIVVASNAPEKYRSFDVEVVVDEFPRQGPLAGIHAAFGRITEPYAFVVACDMPFLRVEPIALLVERIASQDAVIACWDGDIEPLHAVYGTVLRGKMEGALREGVSAIRDFLPRIKVEYVPEASMRQVAGAEESFRNINTPEDAARFAVRLSA, encoded by the coding sequence TTGAGTGACAATGTCGCGGGAGTGATTCTCGCCGGTGGGCAAAACCGTCGAATGGGGGGGGCCGACAAGGCCTTTCTCACCGTGGACGGCCACTCGGTTTTCGAGCGGACCTTGGAGGTATTGCGGAGATGTTTTCCGCGCATCGTGGTGGCGAGCAACGCGCCCGAAAAGTACCGCAGCTTTGACGTGGAGGTGGTGGTCGACGAGTTCCCACGCCAGGGACCATTGGCGGGTATCCACGCCGCTTTTGGGCGCATCACCGAACCGTACGCCTTTGTGGTAGCGTGCGATATGCCTTTCTTGCGCGTCGAGCCGATCGCATTGCTTGTGGAGCGGATCGCTTCTCAGGATGCCGTCATCGCGTGCTGGGACGGTGACATCGAGCCGCTGCACGCGGTGTACGGCACCGTCCTGCGCGGGAAGATGGAAGGGGCGTTGCGGGAAGGGGTTTCGGCGATTCGCGATTTCCTGCCGCGGATTAAGGTCGAGTATGTGCCCGAGGCCTCGATGCGGCAGGTCGCTGGTGCGGAAGAGTCGTTCAGGAACATTAATACGCCGGAGGATGCGGCGCGGTTCGCGGTACGGTTGTCCGCGTGA
- a CDS encoding prepilin-type N-terminal cleavage/methylation domain-containing protein — translation MKRTPKTSGYSLVEVLVAVGILGILVATALPHMDTRRETTNTTVQSVIAHLRLARSKAISTGCHYCFHKNASNKYYVRRWKEVTSAPYWASDRNILTYTLPAHVSWSLQNYVGPHGEHVMFNTRGMSIDSYTNQVSPQSVRIAVWDSLGASHTVVVTPAGQIYEED, via the coding sequence ATGAAGCGAACCCCGAAAACCTCCGGCTACAGCCTGGTCGAGGTCCTCGTTGCGGTCGGCATCCTGGGCATCCTCGTGGCGACGGCCCTGCCACACATGGACACCCGTCGCGAAACCACCAACACCACAGTGCAGTCGGTCATCGCCCACCTACGCCTTGCCCGCAGCAAAGCCATCAGCACCGGATGTCATTACTGCTTCCACAAGAACGCCAGCAACAAGTACTACGTGCGCCGCTGGAAGGAGGTCACCTCCGCACCCTACTGGGCCAGCGACAGGAACATCCTCACCTACACCCTCCCCGCGCACGTCAGTTGGTCCTTGCAGAACTACGTCGGACCGCATGGAGAACATGTAATGTTCAACACCAGGGGCATGTCGATCGACTCCTACACCAACCAGGTTTCGCCGCAATCCGTGCGCATCGCGGTGTGGGACTCCCTCGGTGCTTCGCACACCGTGGTGGTGACCCCGGCGGGGCAGATTTATGAAGAGGACTGA
- a CDS encoding helix-turn-helix transcriptional regulator, giving the protein MKGPAVANRLRAALADRDWSQQDLSDLSGLPYATIRRLVRDGGNHPLDLALAVCGALGVDLEDVYRLESDAEGTTGGAVARRSGLAREPVERGKHRAKRRSG; this is encoded by the coding sequence ATGAAGGGCCCGGCTGTCGCCAACCGACTGCGCGCCGCGCTAGCCGACCGTGACTGGTCACAGCAGGACCTGTCGGATCTTTCCGGGTTGCCGTACGCGACGATTCGCCGGCTGGTGCGCGATGGCGGAAACCATCCGCTCGATCTCGCGCTGGCCGTTTGCGGAGCGCTCGGCGTCGACCTGGAGGATGTCTATCGGTTGGAGTCTGATGCCGAGGGAACGACCGGAGGTGCGGTGGCTCGGCGATCTGGGCTGGCGCGCGAGCCGGTAGAACGGGGCAAGCATCGAGCAAAACGGCGCAGCGGTTGA
- a CDS encoding NUDIX domain-containing protein, with protein MRADELVDVLGEDGGVVGQATRSQVRRQGLLHQSVYVLVFNSRGQLFVHERTPTKDVYPGCWDVAVGGVVGAGEDTAAGARRELFEELGVRTALRQLFSFRFEEDGNRVIGAVFSCTWDGPVKLQAEEIVRGEWLDLEAVVERSRRDSFCPDSLEALGMYLAKLEAAMDRR; from the coding sequence ATGAGGGCAGACGAGTTGGTCGACGTCCTCGGGGAAGACGGCGGCGTGGTGGGTCAGGCAACGCGCAGTCAGGTGCGTCGGCAGGGTCTGCTTCATCAGAGCGTGTACGTGCTGGTGTTCAATTCCCGAGGGCAGCTCTTTGTGCACGAGCGGACCCCCACCAAGGACGTGTATCCGGGCTGCTGGGATGTGGCGGTCGGAGGTGTGGTCGGTGCGGGTGAGGATACGGCTGCGGGAGCTCGACGCGAGTTGTTTGAGGAGCTGGGTGTGCGGACGGCGTTGCGCCAGTTGTTCAGCTTTCGGTTCGAGGAGGACGGCAACCGGGTGATTGGGGCGGTCTTCAGTTGTACTTGGGATGGGCCGGTCAAACTGCAGGCTGAGGAGATCGTGCGGGGCGAATGGCTGGATCTCGAAGCTGTGGTGGAGCGGAGTCGCCGCGATAGCTTCTGTCCCGATAGCCTCGAGGCGCTTGGGATGTATCTTGCGAAGTTGGAGGCGGCGATGGATCGCCGCTAG